A single window of Martelella sp. NC20 DNA harbors:
- a CDS encoding 4-oxalomesaconate tautomerase, which produces MNDHSARCMWMRGGTSKGGYFLAEDLPADRGVRDAFLLRVMGSPDPRQIDGLGGADPLTSKVAVVGRSERCGIDVDYLFLQVFVDQATVTDAQNCGNILAGIGPFAIERGLVEATDDQTEVRIFMENTGQIAVATVETPGGQVNYAGTARIDGVPGTAAPVPIVFEDTAGSSCGALLPTGNAVDVVEGIEVTMIDNGMPCVVIRAADLGIAGDEAPATLEGNAALREKLEAIRLAAGPLMKLGDVSKKSVPKMTMVSKPIAGGAIMTRTFIPHRCHAAIGVLGAVSVATACLLPQGPAAALAVIPDGETKSISVEHPTGELTVIATIKNGEVRTAGVLRTARKLFDGIIFGS; this is translated from the coding sequence ATGAACGATCATTCGGCGCGCTGCATGTGGATGCGCGGCGGCACCTCCAAGGGCGGCTATTTCCTGGCGGAAGACCTGCCTGCCGATCGTGGCGTCCGCGATGCCTTTCTGCTGCGCGTGATGGGCTCGCCCGATCCACGCCAGATCGACGGACTTGGCGGAGCGGACCCCTTGACCTCCAAGGTCGCCGTGGTCGGCCGGTCGGAGCGTTGCGGCATCGATGTCGATTACCTGTTCCTGCAGGTCTTTGTCGACCAGGCAACCGTCACGGACGCGCAGAACTGCGGCAACATCCTCGCCGGCATCGGCCCGTTCGCGATCGAACGCGGATTGGTCGAAGCGACGGACGACCAGACCGAAGTACGCATCTTCATGGAAAATACCGGCCAGATTGCCGTCGCGACGGTGGAAACGCCGGGCGGGCAGGTCAACTATGCCGGCACGGCCCGTATTGACGGTGTCCCGGGCACCGCAGCCCCGGTGCCGATCGTGTTCGAGGATACCGCCGGATCAAGCTGCGGCGCCCTGCTGCCAACCGGCAATGCCGTCGATGTGGTCGAGGGTATCGAGGTCACGATGATCGACAATGGCATGCCCTGCGTGGTGATCCGCGCTGCCGATCTCGGAATCGCCGGCGACGAAGCGCCGGCGACGCTGGAGGGCAATGCGGCGCTCAGGGAAAAACTGGAAGCGATCCGCCTTGCGGCCGGCCCACTCATGAAACTCGGCGATGTCAGCAAGAAATCCGTGCCGAAGATGACGATGGTGTCGAAACCGATAGCCGGCGGCGCGATCATGACCCGTACTTTCATCCCGCACCGCTGCCATGCTGCAATCGGCGTCCTGGGGGCGGTGAGCGTTGCGACCGCATGCCTGTTGCCACAGGGCCCGGCTGCGGCCCTCGCGGTCATCCCTGACGGCGAAACGAAATCGATCTCGGTCGAGCACCCGACCGGGGAACTCACGGTGATTGCCACCATCAAAAACGGCGAGGTCCGGACGGCCGGGGTTCTGCGAACGGCGCGCAAGCTGTTTGATGGAATAATCTTTGGCTCTTGA
- the nusG gene encoding transcription termination/antitermination protein NusG, producing MMTTGMTADAGAAARDRLEAELGERSLRRMHRDDTIRRIRQDEDGALAANTASETACWYVAAVHPGHEQATEAALKAIGAEALVPMRQGKRRRRRGRLLPPQDEVLMTGYVLVRFVSTAKALRGLLRQEHVTAILGGWETPYAIPADAVAALMRKADNGAFDYDRQSDVRVAAGDRVKIEDGIFAGQVGTVTTPNTTGRGDVVIEVDLFGRMTPMVVPLAVVTKL from the coding sequence ATGATGACGACTGGGATGACGGCAGACGCAGGGGCAGCGGCAAGGGACAGGCTCGAAGCGGAACTGGGCGAACGCAGTCTGCGCAGGATGCACCGCGACGACACGATCCGGCGCATCCGGCAGGACGAAGATGGCGCGCTTGCCGCCAACACCGCAAGCGAGACGGCATGCTGGTATGTGGCAGCGGTTCATCCGGGTCACGAGCAGGCAACCGAGGCAGCGCTGAAGGCGATCGGAGCCGAGGCTCTGGTGCCGATGCGCCAGGGCAAGCGGCGCAGACGTCGCGGCAGGCTGCTGCCGCCGCAGGACGAGGTGCTGATGACCGGTTATGTCCTCGTCCGCTTCGTCAGCACGGCGAAGGCGCTGAGGGGATTGCTCAGGCAGGAGCATGTGACGGCCATCCTCGGCGGCTGGGAAACGCCCTATGCCATCCCGGCCGATGCCGTCGCAGCGCTGATGCGCAAAGCCGACAACGGCGCCTTCGACTATGACCGGCAGAGCGATGTCCGGGTCGCTGCCGGAGACCGGGTAAAGATCGAAGACGGGATCTTCGCCGGGCAGGTCGGAACCGTGACAACCCCCAACACCACGGGCAGGGGCGATGTCGTCATCGAGGTCGATCTGTTCGGGCGCATGACGCCGATGGTCGTGCCGCTTGCCGTAGTCACCAAACTATAA
- a CDS encoding GcrA family cell cycle regulator, which produces MKHWDRQEIEAMAAMRRDGKALTAIAEAWGVSRMVVAGIARRNPELFPVREKKTAADKAAERKTKAAKLLAKRKKAAGTGTVDKPRLIPVEAYDTQHMQLPGAPTVAFIDCGEFRCRLVLTPGGERLGPDTPCCGRPVAEGSAYCPEHQKLMYRPYIKRTPAW; this is translated from the coding sequence GTGAAGCACTGGGACCGTCAGGAGATAGAGGCGATGGCCGCGATGCGCCGGGATGGCAAGGCGCTGACGGCGATTGCCGAGGCGTGGGGCGTGTCGCGCATGGTGGTTGCCGGCATTGCCCGCCGCAATCCGGAGCTGTTTCCCGTGAGGGAAAAGAAGACCGCAGCGGATAAAGCCGCCGAGCGAAAGACGAAGGCGGCCAAGCTTCTGGCAAAGCGGAAAAAGGCAGCCGGGACCGGGACGGTGGACAAACCCAGGCTGATCCCGGTCGAGGCCTATGACACCCAGCACATGCAGCTCCCCGGGGCCCCGACCGTGGCGTTCATCGACTGCGGCGAATTCCGCTGCCGGCTGGTGCTGACGCCGGGCGGTGAGCGGCTCGGTCCGGACACGCCGTGTTGCGGCAGACCGGTGGCAGAAGGATCCGCCTACTGCCCGGAGCATCAGAAGCTGATGTACCGGCCCTACATCAAGAGGACGCCGGCATGGTGA
- a CDS encoding tyrosine-type recombinase/integrase, producing MPLEHYKRGNKWWVRGRADGDNEYINRSLGTSDEEIAKAKIRDFERKARQRAILGDDAPRPEDELDFASAVKLYRSNPASDAFLLKVIPFIGHLKVKDIKPKLVRYLGVRIYPGAATDTWRRQVVTPICAVINNAHELGKCQPIRVRAYTAQERIEQDKRRGKVSRQAKTPGSWEWLSAFRSEANPYLSAMALFMFTTGARIGQAVEITPDHLDLQSHRLIMPPAKGHQAQWVEIMAELVAELANLPPRNGKVFGYASRHGVYEVWKKACARAGIEYIPPHAAGRHGFGTELTVRQGIDPVTAAKHGRWSSPRILLDTYAHAEDSSASIHDAFRRGKMGKSAKPEQGVSNCTAKQMKNKRKSGGE from the coding sequence ATGCCGCTTGAACACTACAAACGCGGGAACAAATGGTGGGTACGTGGCCGGGCTGATGGAGACAACGAGTACATCAACCGAAGCCTCGGAACTTCTGATGAAGAAATCGCAAAAGCGAAAATCCGCGACTTCGAAAGGAAAGCGCGGCAACGCGCGATACTTGGAGACGATGCGCCGAGACCTGAAGACGAGCTAGATTTCGCCTCGGCCGTCAAGCTTTACAGAAGCAACCCCGCCTCCGACGCCTTCTTGCTGAAGGTGATCCCGTTCATCGGCCATCTGAAGGTCAAGGATATCAAGCCGAAACTCGTCCGGTATTTAGGTGTCAGGATCTACCCCGGAGCGGCGACAGACACATGGCGCCGGCAGGTGGTTACGCCGATCTGTGCCGTCATCAACAATGCGCACGAGCTTGGGAAGTGTCAGCCCATCCGCGTCCGCGCCTATACCGCCCAGGAGCGCATAGAGCAGGACAAAAGGCGGGGGAAAGTCTCGCGACAGGCCAAGACGCCAGGCTCATGGGAGTGGCTCTCTGCGTTCCGCTCTGAGGCAAACCCGTATCTGTCCGCCATGGCGCTGTTCATGTTCACTACCGGCGCGCGGATCGGCCAAGCGGTAGAGATCACGCCGGATCATCTGGATCTGCAAAGCCATCGCCTGATCATGCCGCCGGCTAAAGGACATCAAGCGCAATGGGTGGAAATCATGGCAGAACTTGTTGCGGAACTGGCGAACTTGCCGCCGCGCAACGGCAAGGTCTTTGGCTATGCCTCGCGGCACGGAGTCTATGAGGTTTGGAAAAAGGCGTGCGCAAGGGCGGGGATAGAATATATCCCTCCGCACGCTGCCGGGCGGCATGGCTTTGGAACGGAATTGACCGTTCGCCAAGGCATCGACCCGGTGACGGCCGCGAAACATGGCCGCTGGTCAAGCCCAAGGATATTGCTCGACACCTATGCTCACGCGGAAGATAGTTCTGCATCCATTCACGATGCGTTCCGACGCGGGAAAATGGGAAAATCTGCAAAACCTGAACAGGGTGTCTCGAACTGCACCGCCAAGCAAATGAAAAATAAACGGAAATCCGGAGGTGAATAA